The genomic DNA GATACCGCGCTCGGCGAGATTACGCTCGTGCTGTTCACGACGTTGGCACCGTCGGGCGTGGTTGCGTTCATCTGCATGGGGCTTCCCGTGCTGGGGCGCGGCGCGTCCGTTGCCCTGCGTCAGCGGCTCAACGTGTTCTTGGGGTTGCCCCTCGTGGTTGCCATGGTGGGTCTCGTCGCCTCGGCCACCCACCTGGGCAACCCCGCTAACGCGCTGTACGTGTTCCTTGGGGTGGGACGCAGCCCCTTGTCCACCGAGGTGTTCTGTGCGGTGGTGTTTCTGGCGCTGGCCGGATTGTATTGGCTGTACAACTTCGTCGAGCATCCCAAACCGCAGTTACAGCGAGCGTGGCTCGTTCTGGCCATGCTGGCGGGCGCGGTGTTCGTGGCTGCGGTGGGCTGCGCCTATGCCGCCGACACCATAGTGTCGTGGCACACGGTGTACGTGCCGCTCAATTTGATGCTGAACGCGCTGGTGGGCGGCCCCATACTCGCCATCGCGGGGCTGCGCGCCGCGGGTTACGAGCCGGTTGAAGGCCGTATGGGACGCGTGCTGACGATGGTGGCCGCTGCGGCGTTGGCCGTGAACGTGGTGAC from Eggerthella lenta DSM 2243 includes the following:
- a CDS encoding dimethyl sulfoxide reductase anchor subunit family protein, which gives rise to MISGFDTALGEITLVLFTTLAPSGVVAFICMGLPVLGRGASVALRQRLNVFLGLPLVVAMVGLVASATHLGNPANALYVFLGVGRSPLSTEVFCAVVFLALAGLYWLYNFVEHPKPQLQRAWLVLAMLAGAVFVAAVGCAYAADTIVSWHTVYVPLNLMLNALVGGPILAIAGLRAAGYEPVEGRMGRVLTMVAAAALAVNVVTFGVQGADLASIENSYLTAAELVPSYGLMVCAFGVLGMAGIGLDAVELWPRRVRLSVGRAAGAAVLVLAGIFVMRFAFYMMHMTVGLGV